A single window of Arcobacter venerupis DNA harbors:
- the rpoB gene encoding DNA-directed RNA polymerase subunit beta — MLNSLKSGNRLRVDFAKNPQQIEIPNLLQLQQTSYDTFLMIGQDDRTAAGIEKVFKSIFPIHDVQNRITLDYLGSEVGKPKYDVRESMVRGLTYSIPLKINIRLTLWDLDEKTGEKIGVKDMKEQSLFIREIPLMTDRTSFIVNGVERVVVNQLHRSPGVIFKEEESNTADNKLIYTGQIIPDRGSWLYFEYDSKDVLYVRINKRRKVPVTILFRALGYSKEDIIKLFYPIVNIKIKSNKFLTEFNPDDFMGRIEYDVKDDKGNLVIGAGKRLTARKAKALIDGGLKLIEYPLEQLMDRYTSNTIYDPESGEVLFDALTNLDELKLKKLLDLGFESFDIANDLATGIDNSIINAFKADVESLKLLKQTEQIDDENDLSAIRIYKVMRPGEPVTKEAAKEFVKKLFFDPERYDLTKVGRMKMNHKLGVNVPEYVTTLTYEDVIKTVQYLVKVKSGHGHIDDRDHLGNRRIRAIGELLANELHAGLIKMQKAIRDKMTTLSGTLEDIMPHDLVNSKMITSTITEFFTSGQLSQFMDQTNPLSEVTHKRRLSALGEGGLVKERAGFEVRDVHATHYGRICPVETPEGQNIGLINTLSTFSKVNELGFIEAPYKTVVDGVVTDEIKYYTATQEEGLVIAPGSTKVDENGKIIESLTEARQDGEILLVEKGKIDLIDISSQMVMGVAASLIPFLEHDDANRALMGSNMMRQAVPLLRPNAPVVGTGLEKTVARDAWEAIKANRAGLVEKADAKNIYVRGEDTNGAFIDHYSVNKNVRTNNNTSFGQRIAVTEGEFVSKGQVIADGPSMDKGELAVGVNAMVAFMPWNGYNYEDAIILSERLIEEDAFTSVHIYEKEVECRELKHGNEEITRDLPGVKEESITHLDNSGIVKIGTFVKSGMILVGKVTPKGEIKPTPEERLLRAIFGEKAGHVINKSLVCPTSMEGTVVDVKVFTKKGYEKDERAVAEIASEKAELDLKHHDKLLMLDREEILKINDLLLKSNLIKDLELDDVTYNKGETLPEDVLLNVNRFAMKKVVSSYPKEIEKTYNDIKEHFIKQKAHLRDEHEEKLQVLEHDDILSSGVIKQVKVYIATKRKIKVGDKMAGRHGNKGIVSNIVPKVDMPYLEDGSTVDVILNPLGVPSRMNIGQILEVHLGLVGKRLGAQIQEIFDAKKADFVTELRAKMTEIASVAKLMNGKAFMDALSDDDLIKYGQDWTKGVRFATQIFDGVKEEEFVKLFELAKIDTDGKCVLYDGKTGNKMMERVNVGYMYMLKLHHLVDEKVHARSTGPYSLVTQQPVGGKALFGGQRFGEMEVWALEAYGATNVLKEMLTTKSDDVEGRTRAYRAIANGENVPNSGVPETFFVLTKELKALALDVEIFGEVENNE, encoded by the coding sequence ATGTTAAACTCTTTAAAATCTGGTAATAGACTTAGAGTTGATTTTGCAAAAAATCCACAACAAATTGAAATTCCAAACTTATTACAACTACAACAAACTTCATATGATACTTTCTTAATGATTGGTCAAGATGATAGAACTGCTGCTGGGATTGAAAAAGTATTTAAATCTATTTTCCCTATTCATGATGTACAAAACCGAATTACACTTGACTACCTAGGCTCAGAAGTAGGTAAACCTAAATATGATGTTAGAGAATCAATGGTTAGAGGTCTTACTTATTCAATTCCTCTTAAAATTAATATTAGATTGACACTATGGGATTTAGACGAAAAAACTGGTGAAAAAATCGGTGTTAAAGATATGAAAGAGCAATCTTTATTCATTAGAGAAATTCCTTTAATGACTGATAGAACTTCTTTTATTGTTAATGGAGTTGAAAGAGTTGTTGTAAATCAATTACACAGATCTCCTGGTGTTATCTTTAAAGAAGAAGAATCAAATACTGCTGATAATAAACTAATTTATACTGGACAAATTATTCCAGATAGAGGTTCTTGGTTATATTTTGAATATGATTCAAAAGATGTGTTATATGTAAGAATAAATAAAAGAAGAAAAGTTCCTGTTACAATTTTATTTAGAGCATTAGGTTACTCTAAAGAAGATATTATCAAATTATTCTACCCAATAGTAAATATCAAAATTAAAAGTAATAAATTTTTAACTGAATTCAACCCTGATGATTTTATGGGAAGAATTGAATATGATGTTAAAGATGATAAAGGTAATTTAGTTATTGGTGCTGGAAAAAGATTAACAGCTAGAAAAGCTAAAGCTTTAATTGATGGTGGTCTTAAATTAATTGAATATCCATTAGAACAATTAATGGATAGATATACTTCAAATACAATTTATGATCCAGAATCTGGAGAAGTTTTATTTGATGCATTGACTAATCTTGATGAATTAAAATTAAAAAAACTTTTAGATTTAGGATTTGAATCATTCGATATTGCAAATGATTTAGCTACAGGGATTGATAACTCTATCATTAATGCATTTAAAGCTGATGTTGAATCTTTAAAATTATTAAAACAAACTGAACAAATTGATGATGAAAATGATTTATCAGCAATCAGAATTTATAAAGTTATGAGACCAGGTGAGCCAGTTACTAAAGAAGCTGCAAAAGAGTTTGTTAAAAAATTATTCTTTGATCCAGAAAGATATGATTTAACAAAAGTGGGAAGAATGAAAATGAACCACAAACTTGGTGTAAATGTTCCAGAATATGTGACAACTTTAACTTATGAAGATGTTATTAAAACTGTTCAATACCTAGTAAAAGTAAAATCTGGTCACGGTCATATTGATGATAGAGATCACTTAGGTAACAGAAGAATTAGAGCAATTGGTGAACTGTTAGCAAATGAATTACATGCTGGTTTAATCAAAATGCAAAAAGCAATTAGAGATAAAATGACTACTTTATCTGGTACATTAGAAGATATTATGCCACATGATTTAGTTAACTCTAAAATGATTACATCAACAATTACTGAATTCTTTACTTCAGGACAATTATCTCAATTTATGGACCAAACAAATCCATTATCAGAAGTGACTCATAAAAGAAGACTTTCTGCACTTGGTGAAGGTGGACTTGTAAAAGAGAGAGCTGGATTTGAAGTAAGAGACGTTCATGCAACACACTACGGAAGAATTTGTCCAGTTGAAACTCCAGAGGGACAAAATATTGGTCTTATCAATACTTTATCTACTTTTTCAAAAGTAAATGAATTAGGATTTATTGAAGCTCCTTATAAAACTGTTGTTGATGGTGTAGTAACTGATGAAATCAAATATTACACAGCTACTCAGGAAGAGGGGTTAGTAATTGCTCCAGGATCAACTAAAGTTGACGAAAATGGAAAAATCATTGAGTCTTTAACAGAAGCTAGACAAGATGGAGAAATTTTATTAGTTGAAAAAGGTAAAATTGATTTAATTGATATTTCTTCTCAAATGGTTATGGGGGTTGCGGCTTCTTTAATTCCATTCTTAGAACATGATGATGCCAACAGAGCACTTATGGGTTCAAATATGATGAGACAAGCTGTTCCATTATTAAGACCAAATGCACCTGTTGTTGGAACTGGTTTAGAAAAAACAGTTGCTAGAGATGCATGGGAAGCAATTAAAGCTAATAGAGCAGGACTTGTTGAAAAAGCTGATGCAAAAAATATTTATGTTAGAGGTGAAGATACAAACGGTGCTTTCATTGATCATTATTCAGTAAATAAAAATGTAAGAACTAATAATAACACTTCATTTGGACAAAGAATTGCTGTAACTGAGGGTGAATTTGTATCTAAAGGTCAAGTAATTGCTGATGGTCCTTCAATGGATAAAGGTGAACTTGCAGTTGGTGTTAATGCAATGGTAGCGTTTATGCCATGGAATGGATATAACTATGAAGATGCTATTATCCTTTCTGAGCGATTAATTGAAGAAGATGCATTTACATCTGTTCATATTTATGAAAAAGAAGTTGAGTGTAGAGAATTAAAACATGGTAATGAAGAAATAACTAGAGATTTACCAGGTGTTAAAGAAGAGTCAATTACTCACTTAGATAATTCAGGAATCGTTAAAATTGGTACATTTGTAAAATCAGGAATGATTTTAGTTGGAAAAGTTACTCCAAAAGGTGAAATTAAACCAACTCCTGAAGAGAGATTATTAAGAGCAATTTTTGGTGAAAAAGCTGGACATGTTATTAATAAATCATTAGTTTGTCCAACATCAATGGAAGGTACAGTTGTTGATGTAAAAGTGTTTACTAAAAAAGGTTATGAAAAAGATGAAAGAGCAGTCGCTGAAATTGCATCAGAAAAAGCTGAATTAGATTTAAAACACCATGACAAATTATTAATGCTTGATAGAGAAGAGATTTTAAAAATTAATGACTTATTATTAAAATCAAATTTAATTAAAGATTTAGAGTTAGATGACGTTACATACAACAAAGGTGAAACATTACCTGAAGATGTATTATTAAATGTAAATAGATTTGCAATGAAAAAAGTTGTTTCTTCTTATCCAAAAGAGATTGAAAAAACTTATAATGATATTAAAGAACATTTCATTAAACAAAAAGCTCATTTAAGAGATGAACATGAAGAAAAACTTCAAGTTTTAGAACACGATGATATCTTATCTTCTGGTGTAATTAAACAAGTTAAAGTTTATATTGCAACTAAGAGAAAAATCAAAGTTGGGGATAAAATGGCTGGACGACATGGGAACAAAGGTATCGTTTCTAACATCGTTCCTAAAGTTGATATGCCTTACTTAGAAGATGGTTCAACGGTTGACGTTATTCTTAACCCACTTGGGGTTCCATCTAGGATGAATATTGGACAAATCTTAGAAGTTCACTTAGGATTAGTTGGTAAAAGATTAGGAGCACAAATTCAAGAGATATTTGATGCTAAAAAAGCTGATTTTGTTACTGAACTTAGAGCTAAAATGACTGAAATTGCATCTGTTGCAAAACTTATGAATGGTAAAGCATTTATGGATGCATTAAGTGATGATGACTTAATTAAATATGGACAAGACTGGACAAAAGGTGTTAGATTTGCTACACAAATTTTTGATGGTGTTAAAGAAGAAGAATTTGTTAAATTATTTGAATTAGCAAAAATTGATACTGATGGAAAATGTGTTCTTTATGATGGAAAAACTGGTAATAAAATGATGGAAAGAGTAAATGTAGGTTACATGTATATGCTTAAACTTCACCACTTAGTTGATGAAAAAGTGCATGCAAGATCTACTGGTCCTTACTCTTTAGTAACTCAACAACCAGTTGGAGGAAAAGCTCTATTTGGTGGTCAAAGATTTGGAGAGATGGAAGTTTGGGCTCTTGAAGCTTATGGTGCAACTAATGTACTTAAAGAGATGCTAACAACGAAATCAGATGATGTTGAAGGAAGAACAAGAGCTTATAGAGCAATCGCAAATGGTGAAAATGTTCCAAATTCAGGTGTTCCTGAAACATTCTTCGTATTAACAAAAGAATTAAAAGCTCTTGCTTTAGATGTAGAGATTTTTGGAGAGGTAGAAAACAATGAGTAA
- the rplL gene encoding 50S ribosomal protein L7/L12, giving the protein MAISKEDVLEYISGLSVLELSELVKQFEEKFGVSAQPVAVAGGAVAAVEAVEEKTEFDVVILDAGDKKINVIKEIRALTGLGLKEAKTAAEETPSTIKEGISKEDAEAAKAALEAAGAKVEIK; this is encoded by the coding sequence ATGGCAATTTCTAAAGAAGACGTATTAGAATACATCTCTGGTTTATCAGTATTAGAGTTATCTGAATTAGTAAAACAATTCGAAGAAAAATTTGGAGTATCTGCACAACCTGTTGCGGTTGCTGGTGGTGCTGTAGCAGCTGTTGAAGCTGTTGAGGAAAAAACTGAATTTGATGTTGTTATCTTAGATGCAGGTGACAAAAAAATTAATGTTATTAAAGAAATTAGAGCATTAACTGGTTTAGGATTAAAAGAAGCAAAAACTGCTGCTGAAGAAACTCCTTCAACAATTAAAGAAGGTATTTCTAAAGAAGATGCTGAAGCTGCAAAAGCTGCATTAGAAGCTGCTGGTGCAAAAGTAGAAATTAAATAA
- the rplJ gene encoding 50S ribosomal protein L10, giving the protein MTKQQKSEIIDSLTGEFKNSLAIVVCDYKGLTHKELEILRKEARVNDTKVQVAKNTLVTVAVKNAELGDVELTGTNIFLWSADQISACKVADKFATANKEKFVIKSGIIEGKVADFDTVNAFAKLPSREQLLGMLAATWMAPVTNFTIGLDALRKKKEEEAA; this is encoded by the coding sequence ATGACTAAACAACAAAAATCAGAAATTATTGATTCATTAACAGGTGAGTTCAAAAACTCTTTAGCAATCGTTGTATGTGACTATAAAGGTCTTACTCATAAAGAGTTAGAAATCTTAAGAAAAGAAGCAAGAGTAAATGATACTAAAGTTCAAGTTGCTAAAAATACATTAGTTACAGTTGCTGTAAAAAATGCAGAATTAGGTGATGTTGAATTAACTGGTACAAATATTTTCTTATGGTCTGCAGATCAAATTTCAGCTTGTAAAGTTGCAGATAAATTTGCAACTGCAAATAAAGAAAAATTTGTTATTAAATCAGGTATTATTGAAGGTAAAGTTGCAGATTTTGATACAGTTAATGCATTCGCTAAATTACCATCTAGAGAACAACTTCTTGGTATGCTTGCAGCTACTTGGATGGCACCTGTTACAAACTTTACTATCGGACTTGACGCACTTAGAAAGAAAAAAGAAGAAGAAGCAGCTTAA
- the rplA gene encoding 50S ribosomal protein L1 has translation MAKISKRYKALTEKIEDRKYSLTDACTSVRELKSAKFDESVEIALKLNVDPRHADQMIRGAVVLPNGTGKTVRVAVFAKGLKMDEAKAAGADVVGNDDLAEAIQAGNINFDVLIATPDCMGIVGKVGRILGPKGLMPNPKTGTVTMDVTKAVNDAKGGQVTYRVDKKGNMQAGIGKVSFSAEALRENAAAFIAAINKAKPSTAKGRYIANAAISLTMSPSIIIDNMEIMEIR, from the coding sequence ATGGCAAAAATTTCAAAAAGATACAAAGCACTAACTGAAAAAATTGAAGATAGAAAATATTCTTTAACGGATGCTTGTACAAGTGTAAGAGAGTTAAAATCAGCTAAATTTGATGAAAGTGTTGAAATTGCACTTAAATTAAATGTAGATCCAAGACATGCTGACCAAATGATTAGAGGTGCTGTTGTACTTCCAAATGGAACTGGTAAAACTGTTAGAGTTGCAGTATTTGCTAAAGGTTTAAAAATGGATGAAGCAAAAGCTGCAGGTGCTGATGTTGTTGGAAATGATGATTTAGCTGAAGCTATTCAAGCTGGAAACATTAATTTTGATGTTTTAATCGCAACTCCTGATTGTATGGGAATTGTAGGAAAAGTTGGTAGAATTTTAGGGCCAAAAGGTTTAATGCCTAATCCTAAAACAGGTACAGTAACGATGGATGTTACTAAAGCTGTTAATGATGCAAAAGGTGGTCAAGTTACATATAGAGTTGATAAAAAAGGTAATATGCAAGCTGGAATTGGAAAAGTTTCATTTTCTGCTGAAGCTCTTAGAGAAAATGCTGCAGCATTTATTGCTGCAATTAATAAAGCTAAGCCTTCAACTGCAAAAGGTAGATATATTGCTAATGCAGCTATATCGCTAACTATGAGCCCATCAATTATTATTGATAATATGGAAATAATGGAAATTAGATAA
- the rplK gene encoding 50S ribosomal protein L11, with the protein MAKKIQGLIKLQIPAGAANPSPPVGPALGQRGVNIMEFCKAFNEKTKDKAGFRLPVVITVYTDKSFTFEVKQPPMTDLIKKVAGIKSGSSNPLKQKIGKLSRDQIMEIVDMKIKDLNTDDKEAAARIVAGSARSIGIETEL; encoded by the coding sequence ATGGCTAAAAAAATTCAAGGTCTAATCAAATTACAGATACCTGCAGGTGCTGCAAACCCATCACCACCAGTTGGACCAGCACTAGGTCAAAGAGGTGTTAATATAATGGAGTTTTGTAAAGCTTTTAATGAAAAAACTAAAGATAAAGCTGGGTTTAGATTACCAGTTGTTATTACAGTTTATACTGATAAAAGTTTTACATTCGAAGTAAAACAACCACCAATGACAGATTTAATAAAAAAAGTTGCTGGTATTAAATCAGGTTCAAGCAATCCGCTTAAACAAAAAATTGGTAAATTATCTAGGGATCAAATTATGGAAATCGTTGATATGAAAATCAAAGATTTAAATACAGATGATAAAGAAGCGGCAGCAAGAATTGTTGCTGGTTCAGCTAGATCAATAGGTATCGAAACAGAATTATAA
- the nusG gene encoding transcription termination/antitermination protein NusG, producing the protein MMAHKWYAIQTYSGSELSVKKALLQLSEEMADDRISDVLVPTEDLIEIKKGKKSIVERPLYPAYAFARIDLDTGLWHRIQSMPKVGRFIGESKKPTALSDKDINLILEKVKNRAAAKPKVSFEEGEMVRINEGPFSNFNGLVEDFDMVSGLLKLNVSIFGRNTPVEISYTQVERVV; encoded by the coding sequence ATTATGGCACATAAATGGTATGCAATTCAAACTTATTCAGGTAGTGAGTTATCAGTTAAAAAAGCTTTATTACAATTATCGGAAGAAATGGCTGATGATAGAATATCAGATGTATTAGTACCTACTGAAGATTTAATTGAAATTAAAAAAGGTAAAAAATCTATTGTTGAAAGACCTTTATATCCAGCATATGCATTTGCTAGAATAGATTTAGATACTGGATTATGGCATAGAATTCAATCAATGCCAAAAGTTGGAAGATTCATTGGTGAATCAAAAAAACCAACTGCATTATCAGATAAAGATATTAATTTAATTTTGGAAAAAGTTAAAAATAGAGCAGCAGCAAAACCAAAAGTTTCATTTGAAGAGGGTGAAATGGTTAGAATTAATGAGGGTCCATTCTCTAATTTTAATGGTTTAGTAGAAGATTTTGATATGGTTTCTGGATTATTAAAATTAAATGTTTCTATTTTTGGTAGAAATACGCCAGTTGAAATTTCATATACTCAGGTTGAAAGAGTAGTTTGA
- the secE gene encoding preprotein translocase subunit SecE, which produces MNRVKNYYQNAKSELLKVIFPIKEQIRSAYLSVFIVVTVITLFLALIDGIMSLSLSSIIN; this is translated from the coding sequence GTGAATAGAGTTAAAAATTACTATCAAAATGCAAAATCAGAATTACTAAAAGTTATTTTCCCTATTAAAGAGCAAATTAGATCTGCATATTTATCTGTTTTTATTGTTGTTACTGTAATAACTTTATTTTTAGCTTTAATTGATGGAATAATGTCATTAAGCTTATCTTCAATTATTAACTAA
- the rpmG gene encoding 50S ribosomal protein L33 — protein sequence MRIKIGLKCQENGDINYTTWKNPKTHTEKFEVKKYSPRLKKHTLHKEVKLKS from the coding sequence ATTAGAATTAAAATCGGATTAAAATGTCAAGAGAATGGTGATATTAACTATACTACTTGGAAAAATCCAAAAACTCATACTGAAAAGTTTGAAGTTAAAAAATATAGCCCAAGATTAAAGAAACACACTTTACACAAAGAAGTGAAACTTAAATCATAA
- the tuf gene encoding elongation factor Tu, whose translation MAKEKFSRNKPHVNIGTIGHVDHGKTTLTAAISAVLSVRDGGTMMDYDQIDNAPEERERGITIATSHIEYETKTRHYAHVDCPGHADYVKNMITGAAQMDGAIIVIAATDGPMAQTREHILLSKQVGVPYIVVFLNKEDQLDDEDREEMLELVEMEVRELLSTYDFPGDDTPIVAGSAFKALEEAKAGSIGVWGEKIIALMDAVDSYIPTPERDVDQDFLMPVEDVFSISGRGTVVTGRIEKGTIKIGETIEIVGFSDTKTTTVTGVEMFRKEMEQGQAGDNCGILLRGIKKEDVERGQVLCKPKTITPHTKFRCEVYILSKDEGGRHTPFFSGYRPQFYVRTTDVTGSCTLPEGTEMVMPGDNVEMTVELVAPIALDKGTKFAIREGGRTVGAGVVAEIIE comes from the coding sequence ATGGCAAAAGAAAAGTTTTCAAGAAATAAACCGCACGTTAATATCGGTACAATCGGTCACGTTGACCACGGTAAAACTACATTAACAGCAGCAATCTCGGCAGTATTATCTGTAAGAGATGGTGGAACTATGATGGATTACGATCAAATCGATAATGCACCAGAAGAAAGAGAAAGAGGAATTACAATTGCTACTTCTCATATTGAGTATGAAACAAAAACTAGACACTACGCTCACGTTGATTGTCCAGGCCATGCCGATTACGTTAAAAATATGATTACTGGTGCTGCTCAAATGGATGGTGCTATTATTGTTATTGCAGCAACTGATGGTCCTATGGCTCAAACAAGAGAACACATTTTATTATCTAAACAAGTAGGTGTTCCATACATCGTTGTTTTCTTAAATAAAGAAGATCAATTAGATGATGAAGATAGAGAAGAAATGTTAGAACTTGTAGAAATGGAAGTTAGAGAATTATTATCTACTTACGATTTCCCAGGTGATGATACTCCTATCGTTGCAGGTTCTGCATTTAAAGCATTAGAAGAAGCTAAGGCTGGTTCTATTGGTGTTTGGGGAGAAAAAATTATTGCATTAATGGATGCTGTTGATTCATATATCCCAACTCCAGAAAGAGATGTTGACCAAGATTTCTTAATGCCAGTTGAAGATGTATTCTCTATCTCAGGAAGAGGAACAGTTGTTACTGGAAGAATTGAAAAAGGTACAATTAAAATTGGTGAAACTATTGAAATCGTTGGATTCTCTGATACAAAAACAACTACTGTAACTGGTGTTGAAATGTTCAGAAAAGAAATGGAACAAGGTCAAGCTGGAGATAATTGTGGTATTCTTTTAAGAGGTATTAAAAAAGAAGACGTAGAAAGAGGACAAGTTTTATGTAAACCTAAAACTATTACTCCACATACTAAATTTAGATGTGAAGTGTATATTCTTTCTAAAGATGAAGGTGGTAGACATACTCCATTCTTCTCAGGATATAGACCACAATTTTACGTAAGAACAACAGACGTAACAGGTTCTTGTACTTTACCAGAAGGTACTGAAATGGTTATGCCAGGTGATAACGTAGAAATGACGGTTGAATTAGTTGCTCCAATCGCTCTAGACAAAGGTACAAAGTTTGCTATTAGAGAAGGTGGTAGAACTGTAGGTGCTGGAGTTGTTGCTGAAATCATTGAATAA
- the murD gene encoding UDP-N-acetylmuramoyl-L-alanine--D-glutamate ligase, which produces MITKNERIRILGKGITALALKDKFPNAILYDDNDFNEYDLNSNEYTVVSPGIPPYNKMILNSKNLISDYDLFASVMPFSIWISGTNGKTTTTQMCQHLLKEYKAIYGGNIGVPLSHLDEKAPIWILETSSFTLHYTNKTKPNIYILLPISEDHITWHGSFEEYKNAKLKPLSLMNENEIAIIPSEFKDIKTNAHLITYENSDDLCKHFNIDKTKIKFKEPFLLDAILSIATRKIIFDEIDYELINEFVIDKHKVEEFKDSKNRLWIDDSKATNVDATINAIVPYKDKNIHIILGGDDKGANLLPLFENIKTLDINVYAIGSNTEKIVKYCKEYKINVESCTFLNIAIEKIDLILEENSVAMLSPAAASLDQFMSYAHRGDEFKNLVYSLS; this is translated from the coding sequence ATGATTACAAAAAATGAAAGAATTAGAATTTTAGGAAAAGGTATCACTGCACTTGCACTAAAAGATAAATTTCCTAATGCAATACTATATGATGATAACGATTTTAATGAATATGATTTAAATTCAAATGAATATACAGTTGTAAGTCCAGGAATTCCACCTTATAATAAAATGATATTAAATTCTAAAAATTTAATTAGCGATTATGATTTATTTGCATCTGTAATGCCTTTTTCAATTTGGATTTCAGGAACAAATGGGAAAACAACTACTACACAAATGTGTCAACACTTATTAAAAGAGTATAAAGCAATTTATGGCGGAAATATTGGTGTTCCTCTTAGTCATTTAGATGAAAAAGCACCTATTTGGATATTAGAGACTTCATCTTTTACTTTACATTATACAAATAAAACGAAACCAAATATTTATATTTTACTTCCTATTTCTGAAGATCACATTACATGGCATGGATCTTTCGAAGAATATAAAAATGCAAAATTAAAGCCATTATCTTTAATGAATGAAAATGAAATAGCAATAATTCCAAGTGAATTTAAAGATATTAAAACTAATGCACATTTGATTACATATGAAAATAGTGATGATTTATGTAAACATTTTAATATTGATAAAACAAAAATTAAATTTAAAGAACCATTTTTATTAGATGCAATTTTATCAATTGCAACAAGAAAAATCATATTTGATGAAATTGATTATGAGTTAATAAACGAATTTGTAATTGATAAACATAAGGTTGAAGAGTTTAAAGATAGTAAAAATAGACTATGGATTGATGATAGTAAAGCAACAAACGTTGATGCCACGATAAATGCAATAGTTCCATATAAAGATAAAAATATACATATAATATTAGGTGGAGATGATAAAGGTGCCAATTTACTTCCACTTTTTGAGAATATAAAGACATTAGATATTAATGTTTATGCAATAGGAAGTAATACTGAAAAAATTGTGAAATATTGCAAAGAATATAAAATCAATGTTGAAAGTTGTACATTTCTTAATATAGCAATAGAAAAAATAGACTTAATTTTAGAAGAAAATTCAGTAGCAATGTTATCTCCTGCTGCTGCATCATTAGATCAATTTATGTCGTATGCTCATAGAGGCGATGAATTTAAAAATTTAGTATATTCTTTAAGTTAA
- the mraY gene encoding phospho-N-acetylmuramoyl-pentapeptide-transferase: MFYWFYRHLEINIFQYISVRAGISFFIAFVLTMYLMPKFIAWAKNKKASQPIYEHAPESHQAKAGTPTMGGVVFIFSTIIATLLTAKLSNFYVVGGLTTLALFSFIGIQDDYSKISKEKNSAGLSARAKLVLQFFCAFIVGFTLYYYSHTTELYTPFYKLPLFDMGVFAIVLWMMVIVASSNAVNLTDGLDGLATVPSIMAFVSLSVLVYITGHAIFSSYLLLPSIQIAGELAVMGSAICGALIAFLWFNSHPAEVFMGDSGSLPLGAFMGYMAIVAKSELLLLAIGFIFVLETVSVILQVGSYKLRQKRVFLMAPIHHHFEKKGWKENKIIVRFWIIAFMTNLLALLSLKIR; this comes from the coding sequence TTGTTTTATTGGTTCTATAGACATCTAGAGATTAATATCTTTCAATATATTTCAGTGCGAGCTGGAATTAGTTTTTTTATTGCTTTTGTTTTAACAATGTATTTAATGCCAAAATTTATTGCTTGGGCAAAAAATAAAAAAGCCTCACAACCAATTTATGAACATGCACCAGAATCTCATCAAGCAAAAGCTGGAACACCAACAATGGGCGGGGTAGTTTTCATCTTCTCTACCATAATTGCAACACTTTTAACAGCTAAATTAAGTAATTTTTATGTGGTTGGTGGATTAACAACCTTAGCTCTTTTCTCATTCATTGGTATTCAAGATGACTATTCAAAAATTTCAAAAGAGAAAAACTCAGCAGGATTGAGTGCAAGAGCTAAACTTGTATTACAATTTTTCTGTGCATTTATTGTAGGTTTTACTCTTTATTACTATTCACATACAACAGAATTATATACACCTTTTTATAAACTTCCTTTATTTGATATGGGAGTGTTTGCAATAGTATTATGGATGATGGTTATTGTAGCTTCATCAAATGCAGTAAATTTAACAGATGGACTAGATGGATTAGCAACAGTTCCCTCAATTATGGCATTTGTTTCACTTTCTGTGTTAGTTTATATTACAGGTCATGCAATATTCTCATCATATTTATTATTACCAAGTATTCAAATAGCAGGTGAATTAGCTGTAATGGGAAGTGCAATTTGTGGAGCATTAATTGCATTTTTATGGTTTAACTCTCATCCAGCAGAAGTATTTATGGGAGATTCTGGCTCTTTACCTTTAGGAGCATTTATGGGATATATGGCAATAGTTGCAAAATCAGAATTACTTTTATTAGCAATAGGATTTATATTCGTATTAGAAACAGTATCAGTGATATTACAAGTTGGATCTTATAAATTAAGACAAAAAAGAGTGTTTTTAATGGCTCCAATTCATCATCATTTTGAAAAAAAAGGTTGGAAAGAAAATAAGATTATTGTGCGATTTTGGATTATTGCATTTATGACAAACTTACTTGCTCTATTAAGTTTAAAAATCAGATAA